In Fulvia fulva chromosome 10, complete sequence, a single window of DNA contains:
- a CDS encoding Asnovolin J 5',6'-dehydrogenase nvfM, which produces MSRIKVGILGASGETGTSIINGLLEAGTFEIIALTRPSSMTKPSNQALASRGVTLREITLSASSNPTTLLPTIRDLQILISSIAPLEQLAQIPLATAAKAAGIQRFIPCAFLPVIPAGGHHLLRDLKQVVYTHLTSLPLPYTIIDVGWWYQISIPKLPSGLTDAFVLSGKSEIAGTGNVPSALTDLRDIGRYVARIIVDDRTLNRYVFVYNEMWSQNEVWDLFEKESGEKVERHYVSEEELVARVESYSLSQNIRGENTPEFAKSLGYLTSKELYPELEFKGLEVFAKEILRGEVPTIYEELKKQFAAWKK; this is translated from the exons ATGTCTCGAATCAAAGTCGGCATACTCGGCGCCTCAGGCGAAACAGGCACCTCCATAATCAACGGCCTCCTCGAAGCAGGCACCTTC GAAATCATAGCCCTAACCCGCCCCTCCTCCATGACCAAACCATCCAACCAAGCCCTCGCCTCCCGGGGCGTAACCCTCCGCGAAATAACCCTCTCAGCATCCTCCAACCCCACCACCCTCCTCCCCACCATCCGAGACCTCCAAATCCTCATCTCCTCCATCGCACCCCTCGAGCAACTCGCTCAGATCCCTCTCGCCACAGCCGCCAAAGCCGCAGGGATTCAACGTTTCATTCCCTGCGCTTTTCTCCCCGTTATTCCCGCTGGTG GCCACCACCTCCTCCGCGACCTCAAACAAGTCGTCTACACGCACCTCACCTCCCTCCCCCTCCCCTACACCATCATCGACGTCGGCTGGTGGTACCAAATCTCCATCCCCAAACTCCCTTCCGGTCTCACCGACGCCTTCGTCCTCTCTGGAAAGTCCGAAATCGCCGGGACCGGCAACGTCCCCTCCGCACTGACAGACTTGCGGGACATCGGCCGCTACGTCGCTCGCATCATCGTCGATGACAGAACTCTGAATCGATACGTCTTCGTCTACAACGAGATGTGGAGCCAGAACGAGGTGTGGGATCTGTTTGAAAAGGAGTCGGGGGAGAAGGTCGAGAGGCATTACGTTTCAGAGGAGGAGTTGGTGGCGAGGGTTGAGAGT TATTCGTTGTCGCAGAATATCAGGGGAGAGAATACGCCAGAGTTTGCAAAGTCGCTGGGGTATCTGACGAGTAAGGAGCTGTATCCGGAGCTGGAGTTTAAGGGCTTGGAGGTGTTTGCGAAGGAGATATTGAGGGGCGAGGTGCCGACCATATATGAAGAGTTGAAGAAGCAGTTTGCTGCGTGGAAGAAGTGA
- a CDS encoding Spore wall maturation protein DIT1 encodes MIALTTLHNFVRSVEDIYKPGAEVLIVSDGHVFSDCIGVEDSMVDAYGSKLREMNETLKTAFGDGGRERVRFQGLPEMLKLQRRDIEGENLADRLKLEELKHPIEEIPINEDAEISRRLLMQGFSANTDELRGRIDDKDPAALALYRGFSRFMLEDLQRNTHTEMLSKSKLRKLSSKVAFEMIERNQAYSNMIEMVFPYHLRLSIHAHNNAGPKFGINLMGPNVCATDTLPPQGDAEKSHDLLHVPTPWHGCIVEIAGHEDLYMTKVEKVEEAIEKKEVVGAWVAPTPQKNQVQPKKPIEPASKKTESKKDDKEDGASADQGAPLDAPPVPGAAFFTLTPTAVKA; translated from the exons ATGATCGCTTTGACCACATTGCACAACTTCGTGAGGTCTGTCGAAGACATCTACAAACCGGGCGCAGAGGTCTTGATCGTGAGCGATGGCCACGTCTTCAGTGATTGCA TTGGCGTCGAAGACAGTATGGTTGATGCATACGGTTCCAAGCTTCGGGAGATGAATGAAACCCTCAAGACTGCTTTCGGTGATGGTGGTCGGGAACGTGTTCGCTTCCAAGGTCTTCCAGAGATGCTGAAGCTGCAGCGACGTGACATCGAAGGTGAAAACTTGGCCGATCGCCTGAAGCTTGAAGAGCTCAAGCACCCCATCGAAGAAATTCCTATCAATGAGGACGCTGAGATCAGCCGTAGGCTTCTCATGCAAGGCTTCAGCGCCAACACAGACGAGCTCCGAGGACGCATCGATGACAAGGACCCGGCAGCGTTGGCCCTTTATCGTGGCTTCTCACGCTTCATGCTGGAAGATCTGCAGAGAAATACCCATACAGAGATGCTCAGCAAGAGCAAGCTGCGGAAGCTGTCGTCCAAGGTCGCTTTCGAAATGATCGAG CGCAACCAAGCGTACTCCAACATGATCGAGATGGTGTTCCCGTATCACCTCCGGCTATCCATCCATGC ACACAATAACGCGGGTCCTAAGTTCGGTATTAACCTGATGGGACCGAACGTTTGTGCTACCGACACTCTTCCACCACAAGGAGACGCCGAAAAGTCGCACGATCTTCTCCACGTTCCCACACCTTGGCATGGCTGCATTGTCGAGATTGCCGGCCATGAAGATCTATACATGACCAAGGTTGAGAAGGTTGAGGAAGCCATAGAAAAGAAGGAGGTAGTGGGGGCTTGGGTGGCACCAACCCCTCAGAAGAATCAAGTGCAGCCGAAGAAGCCGATTGAGCCAGCGTCCAAGAAGACCGAGAGCAAGAAGGATGATAAGGAAGACGGTGCTTCTGCCGATCAAGGGGCCCCGCTTGATGCTCCACCTGTGCCGGGTGCTGCTTTCTTCACCTTGACTCCTACCGCGGTCAAGGCCTGA
- a CDS encoding Itaconate transport protein, whose amino-acid sequence MEKQNRSDAALAEKGNAEPQQDSKTSSSSQLQDEKPKPPYCALSPHRRRFILGVVTVAGFFGPFAGNIYLPALPVFGVGETAMNATVTSFKIVFAFAPLFWTSFSDYKDVVLCISSPWRYT is encoded by the exons ATGGAGAAACAGAATCGCAGCGATGCTGCACTGGCGGAGAAGGGCAATGCAGAACCTCAGCAAGACTCGAAGACGTCGAGTTCATCCCAGTTGCAAGATGAGAAACCCAAGCCCCCATACTGTGCACTCAGTCCCCATCGACGAAGATTCATTCTCGGTGTTGTAACAGTTGCTGGATTCTTTGGACCATTTGCTGGAAACATTTACTTACCAGCACTTCCT GTGTTCGGAGTCGGAGAGACTGCGATGAACGCGACAGTCACCTCATTCAAGATTGTGTTCGCATTCGCG CCTCTTTTCTGGACCAGCTTTTCTGACTACAAGGACGTCGTCCTTTGTATATCATCTCCCTGGCGATATACATAG
- a CDS encoding Multidrug transporter DTR1, whose product MAALPPNFGALVFLRVVQAFGSAAVVSMGAGTVADTTEPKHRGKAMSHFLLGPQLGPVIGPVLGGALAEASWRWISGFLALTGFTLWLMIVFALPETLRCRVGNSQINTKSWFVWPPRLATETAPPEEQGPKPPKPTLQGYWKLFSYPPIGIVSFNTAILYAAYFSIAVDLPRSFKGAYGWSESEVGAAYLAVGVALIVGSLVGGRVNDWRRRVMHAKSGDAEVAPESRLVDQIWGVVLCAGGTLMYGWFVDRRIHPAAVLVATFITGFSMSWVFVSSTAFLTECAPMQAAGAFALGNMLRNPAAAIAAVITPSLIRDMGIGWFFTGFALLDLVVVGSSVLILRWRSPYWRAKKKAAAKAAT is encoded by the exons ATGGCAGCTTTACCACCAAACTTCGGCGCATTAGTCTTTCTACGTGTCGTACAGGCCTTCGGTTCGGCAGCTGTGGTCTCAATGGGAGCTGGAACAGTGGCAGAT ACAACGGAACCGAAACATCGTGGAAAAGCGATGTCTCATTTCCTCCTGGGTCCGCAGCTGGGCCCTGTTATCGGACCTGTGTTGGGAGGCGCTCTTGCAGAGGCTTCGTGGAGATGGATCTCTGGCTTCCTCG CTCTGACTGGATTCACGCTGTGGCTCATGATCGTCTTCGCCCTCCCAGAGACACTACGCTGTCGTGTGGGCAATAGCCAGATCAACACTAAATCATGGTTCGTCTGGCCACCTCGTCTGGCTACTGAGACAGCGCCGCCTGAGGAACAAGGACCAAAGCCACCAAAGCCGACACTCCAGGGCTACTGGAAGCTCTTCAGCTATCCTCCTATTGGCATTGTCTCATTCAACACTGCAATCCTGTATGCTGCCTATTTCTCCATTGCTGTCGACCTACCAAGGAGCTTCAAGGGAGCTTACGGATGGAGCGAAAGCGAAGTCGGCGCTGCCTACCTCGCAGTGGGAGTGGCTCTCATTGTTGGCTCTCTCGTGGGAGGCAGAGTCAATGATTGGCGACGCAGAGTCATGCATGCGAAGTCGGGCGATGCTGAGGTCGCCCCAGAAAGTCGACTTGTTGACCAAATTTGGGGCGTCGTCCTCTGCGCAGGAGGAACACTCATGTACGGCTGGTTCGTTGACCGACGTATCCACCCCGCCGCGGTATTGGTGGCCACCTTCATCACGGGCTTCAGTATGAGTTGGGTCTTTGTCTCATCAACGGCATTCCTGACAGAGTGTGCACCGATGCAAGCAGCTGGAGCATTTGCACTTGGCAACATGCTTCGCAATCCTGCAGCTGCGATTGCTGCTGTCATCACACCATCTTTGATCAGGGACATGGGTATAGGGTGGTTCTTCACGGGGTTTGCACTGCTTGACTTGGTAGTCGTCGGCAGTTCCGTCCTGATTCTCAGGTGGAGGAGCCCCTACTGGCGGGCGAAGAAGAAAGCAGCCGCGAAAGCAGCGACCTGA
- a CDS encoding Cytochrome P450-DIT2: protein MALILILYKVLTRATALLCTIVGLIYYFFLRPPREPKHIPAVPFWVTLVPLFKDTDQLKLYKKYIKEPLLRHGAVKIFFGSQWNLLVQRPSYVAQIFKHEDDYMKSGNQKKIPGSVLASFLGDNIISSHGNVWRLYQEIIKPGLQGGWSIDAVHDTASILLSQLIDGTYSEGPTPKSIPVQEYLQRYTIANLVQTLLGVDVNMIHDQTFEISKIQTRVKGQIFNPIFMNFPYLDTLGLTSREAARRDAGHFTDRLLSMLNGPRGISEKQSDSIPENQYKPVGHRLKDAWRDGRITE, encoded by the exons ATGGCGCTGATATTGATTCTGTACAAGGTTCTTACCAGGGCGACAGCATTGTTGTGTACAATTGTTGGCCTGATATACTACTTCTTCCTTCGCCCACCCAGAGAACCAAAGCACATTCCAGCAGTGCCCTTCTGGGTCACCCTTGTTCCGCTGTTCAAAGATACCGATCAATTGAAGCTCTACAAGAAATACATCAAAGAGCCGCTTCTGAGACATGGCGCTGTCAAAATCTTCTTTGGATCACAGTGGAATCTGCTTGTTCAGCGGCCTAGCTATGTTGCCCAGATCTTCAAGCATGAGGATGATTACATGAAGAGTGGCAACCAGAAGAAGATCCCTGGGAGCGTCCTAGCAAG CTTCCTGGGTGACAATATCATTTCCAGTCATGGAAACGTCTGGCGACTGTATCAAGAGATCATAAAGCCGGGTCTGCAAGGAGGGTGGAGCATCGATGCTGTTCACGATACCGCCTCCATACTTCTATCACAACTCATCGATGGGACATACTCAGAGGGTCCTACACCGAAGTCGATACCAGTCCAAGAATACCTCCAACGATACACAATCGCAAACCTCGTCCAGACTCTGCTCGGTGTCGATGTCAACATGATCCACGACCAAACCTTCGAAATCAGCAAGATCCAAACTCGAGTCAAAGGCCAAATCTTCAACCCCATCTTCATGAACTTCCCCTACCTCGACACCTTGGGCCTCACAAGCCGCGAGGCCGCCCGTCGCGATGCAGGTCATTTCACAGATCGCCTCTTATCCATGCTGAATGGCCCTCGAGGCATATCCGAAAAGCAATCCGACTCGATACCAGAAAATCAATACAAACCCGTCGGCCATCGGTTGAAGGACGCCTGGCGCGACGGACGAATCACGGAATAA
- a CDS encoding Cytochrome P450-DIT2, translating to MGVQTDRPTSDQLNDLLHLTTCITESLRLMPPIGQLINRLATSSLTLGEDHVVPEGTYVGYNSYATNCDPDVWGKDADEFIPGRWGETIEEVRKQYRRQKARAELIRFHGGRRACLGEGFAMVELKVTVFMLVRWVRWSLDEEWEEKMTPAGPLAPRGLRLVFAKR from the exons ATGGGCGTGCAGACAGACCGCCCGACATCAGACCAACTAAACGACCTCCTCCACCTGACGACCTGCATAACAGAATCCCTCCGCCTCATGCCCCCCATCGGTCAACTCATCAACCGCCTCGCCACATCATCCCTGACCCTCGGTGAAGACCACGTCGTGCCGGAGGGGACGTATGTAGGCTACAACTCCTACGCGACGAACTGTGATCCGGATGTGTGGGGGAAGGATGCGGATGAGTTCATCCCCGGGAGGTGGGGCGAGACGATTGAGGAGGTGAGGAAGCAGTATCGGAGGCAGAAGGCGAGGGCGGAGTTGATTAGGTTTCATGGGGGGAGGAGGGCTTGTCTTGGGGAGGGGTTTGCGATGGTGGAGTTGAAGGTTACGGTGTTTATGCTGGTGAGGTGGGTGAGGTGGAGCTTGGATGAGGAGTGGGAGGAGAAGATGACGCCG GCTGGGCCGCTGGCGCCGAGAGGGCTAAGGTTGGTGTTTGCAAAGCGGTAA
- a CDS encoding FAD-linked oxidoreductase pyvE: MTITDQETSELRALCPGATYTRSDDEFSTKSAPWSVWADRHPQLVVEPRDLPTMQQVVKYLHTHKDIDFCIGNTGTGGASASDVCPSMHGFKDFLWEPSTATVTLGAGWSWGEVDKLMEEKTDSYACLFPRGTWVGVTGGALVGGLSWLSHEHGMISDPQNLLDAQVVLRAGRTVWAAKQEPDLMWALRVGGGNFGVVTAPKMHAKKVPKDIFAGIISIPYSSLAETSKAVAAMHARPSDPKVAMHITNQGPGMGTPDQGAKPNIAIMPIDFHGEAHARSEEGFAWAWNLPGAVETVGTSCSFKDVNALADSFKNYQGKNMFWLSAPLISSLDPQTLIRAFKWYEDSYHLHHAFGTGSTVLLEFMQEPAFNSTPSKTSTAWPRGRGRRHVMQLVLGCDPNEHPKNGMGIRELVMKRFEEAGLEIGGREAWMGEWHAGFLHEWNDLEEVFGENWGRLREVKKFHDPGNRFDKGVDLADGWVTRGSNMA, from the coding sequence ATGACCATCACCGACCAGGAAACCTCAGAGCTTCGAGCTCTATGCCCAGGCGCAACTTACACACGATCCGACGACGAGTTCTCCACCAAATCGGCGCCATGGTCAGTCTGGGCAGACCGTCATCCACAGCTTGTCGTCGAACCTCGAGATCTTCCCACAATGCAGCAGGTTGTCAAGTATCTCCACACCCACAAAGACATCGACTTCTGCATCGGTAACACCGGCACAGGCGGAGCATCTGCCTCCGACGTTTGTCCCAGCATGCACGGTTTCAAGGACTTTCTCTGGGAGCCAAGTACGGCGACCGTCACTCTAGGTGCCGGCTGGTCATGGGGTGAAGTCGATAAGTTGATGGAAGAGAAGACCGATAGCTACGCCTGCCTCTTCCCCCGCGGCACCTGGGTAGGAGTCACGGGCGGCGCCCTCGTCGGCGGGCTCAGCTGGCTCAGCCACGAACACGGCATGATCTCCGACCCTCAAAACCTCCTCGACGCCCAAGTCGTCCTCCGCGCGGGGAGGACAGTCTGGGCGGCGAAACAGGAACCAGATCTCATGTGGGCTCTCCGCGTTGGAGGAGGGAATTTTGGCGTCGTCACAGCACCAAAGATGCACGCGAAGAAAGTCCCCAAAGACATCTTCGCAGGCATCATCTCAATCCCGTACTCCTCCCTCGCAGAAACCAGCAAAGCCGTCGCAGCCATGCACGCCCGGCCCTCAGACCCTAAAGTTGCTATGCACATCACGAACCAAGGTCCCGGCATGGGAACTCCCGACCAAGGCGCGAAGCCCAACATCGCAATAATGCCCATCGACTTCCATGGCGAAGCCCACGCCCGCAGCGAAGAGGGCTTCGCCTGGGCATGGAACCTCCCCGGTGCTGTTGAAACGGTCGGAACAAGCTGCTCGTTCAAAGACGTCAACGCCCTAGCCGACAGCTTCAAAAACTACCAAGGCAAGAACATGTTCTGGCTCTCCGCCCCCCTAATCTCCTCCCTCGACCCCCAAACCCTCATCCGCGCCTTCAAATGGTACGAAGACTCATACCACCTCCACCACGCCTTCGGCACCGGCAGCACAGTCCTCCTCGAATTCATGCAAGAACCCGCCTTCAACTCCACCCCCTCCAAAACCTCCACAGCCTGGCCCCGAGGCCGAGGGCGTCGGCACGTAATGCAACTCGTCCTCGGCTGCGATCCTAACGAGCACCCTAAAAATGGGATGGGGATAAGGGAACTGGTGATGAAGAGGTTTGAGGAGGCGGGGCTGGAGATTGGGGGGAGAGAGGCGTGGATGGGGGAGTGGCATGCGGGGTTTTTGCATGAGTGGAATGATTTGGAGGAGGTGTTTGGGGAGAATTGGGGGAGGTTGAGGGAGGTGAAGAAGTTTCATGATCCCGGGAATAGGTTTGATAAGGGGGTTGATTTGGCGGATGGGTGGGTTACGAGGGGGAGTAATATGGCGTAA